In Dyadobacter subterraneus, a single genomic region encodes these proteins:
- a CDS encoding serine hydrolase domain-containing protein: MKKIFLALSPLLFAHFCYSQQKQNLKEAAPASSYKTYQPPVFTDPDRIAKIKAAIPTLEKIYKEYAEKNNYPGMAFGIVADDQVIYSGGYGYTDLANKTKASGKSLFRIASMSKSVTTMAILKLRDEGKLRLDDPAYLYIPELKTMPLLTSDAPAITIRNLMTHSAGFPEDNPWGDRQLDGKDEELLALIKSGISDSNVPGVQYEYSNLGFGMLGKIIGNITKMPYQQYINENIFKPLGMDHTIWEYTKAPAELLAHGYRWEEGKWKEEVLLHDGTYGAMGGILTSIEDFGKYMAFHLSAWPAKNDKETGPIKRSSVREMQQPWTFNNLNAKFKYPNGRECSLVSSYGYGLRTSRDCQDRIFTGHTGGLPGFGSQWWIMPEYGIGVIANGNLTYASMNTANFAVMDTLISLAGLKPRELPVSPILKLRKDQIVKLLPDWSNAETSNIFAVNFFPDRSVELRKKATQALFTKIGKVKNVTELKPQNQLRGNFQIEGENGVIDVYFTLTPENPALIQQLDVKEILK, encoded by the coding sequence ATGAAAAAAATTTTCCTGGCTTTATCTCCGCTGCTATTTGCTCACTTTTGTTACAGTCAGCAAAAGCAAAATTTGAAAGAGGCTGCACCTGCCTCATCCTACAAAACTTATCAGCCACCAGTATTTACCGATCCGGATCGTATTGCTAAAATAAAAGCAGCGATACCAACACTGGAAAAAATTTATAAGGAATACGCCGAGAAGAATAATTATCCGGGTATGGCCTTTGGCATTGTCGCTGACGACCAGGTAATTTACTCTGGCGGATATGGCTACACCGATCTTGCCAATAAAACAAAAGCCTCGGGAAAATCGCTTTTCAGAATTGCCTCAATGAGCAAAAGTGTGACAACAATGGCCATTCTGAAACTTCGGGATGAAGGCAAATTACGTTTGGACGACCCTGCCTACCTTTACATTCCTGAGCTTAAAACAATGCCGCTTCTTACCTCCGATGCGCCTGCCATAACAATTAGGAACCTGATGACCCACTCAGCTGGTTTTCCGGAGGATAATCCCTGGGGCGATCGCCAGCTTGATGGAAAAGATGAAGAACTTCTGGCTCTGATTAAAAGCGGAATTTCAGATTCCAACGTTCCCGGTGTGCAATATGAATATAGTAATCTGGGCTTTGGGATGCTGGGCAAGATAATAGGAAATATCACCAAAATGCCTTATCAGCAATACATTAACGAAAATATTTTTAAACCACTTGGTATGGACCATACGATTTGGGAATATACCAAAGCTCCGGCTGAGTTGCTGGCACATGGCTATCGCTGGGAAGAAGGTAAATGGAAAGAAGAAGTTTTGCTGCACGACGGAACGTATGGCGCGATGGGTGGGATACTAACTTCGATAGAAGATTTTGGAAAATATATGGCTTTTCATTTGTCTGCATGGCCTGCAAAAAACGATAAAGAAACCGGCCCGATCAAGAGAAGTTCTGTCAGGGAAATGCAGCAGCCGTGGACTTTCAACAATCTGAATGCAAAATTTAAGTATCCAAACGGAAGAGAATGTTCTTTGGTAAGCAGCTACGGATACGGGCTAAGAACGAGCAGAGACTGCCAGGATCGTATTTTCACAGGTCACACAGGAGGTTTGCCTGGTTTTGGCAGCCAATGGTGGATTATGCCCGAATATGGAATCGGAGTGATTGCCAACGGAAATCTTACGTATGCCAGCATGAATACTGCTAACTTTGCTGTGATGGATACACTTATTTCACTAGCCGGTTTAAAACCAAGAGAACTGCCGGTTTCACCTATTCTGAAATTACGTAAAGATCAAATTGTCAAGTTATTACCTGATTGGTCGAATGCTGAAACAAGCAATATTTTTGCAGTAAATTTTTTCCCGGACCGTTCTGTTGAGCTACGAAAAAAAGCTACACAAGCACTATTTACTAAAATAGGAAAAGTGAAAAACGTAACTGAACTTAAACCACAAAATCAGCTTCGCGGAAACTTTCAGATTGAGGGAGAAAACGGAGTTATCGATGTCTATTTTACATTAACTCCCGAAAATCCTGCATTGATCCAGCAACTTGATGTAAAAGAAATTTTAAAATGA
- a CDS encoding DUF1801 domain-containing protein codes for MKEIDNFYLQKQEPAKSCLVALRQIILDRDRNISEAWKYRMPFFCYKGKMFCYLWVEKKTDLPYLGIVEGNKIAHPGLIQDERSRMKIMRFNPLEDLPLQTILDILDSAITLYTSGLIKIN; via the coding sequence ATGAAAGAAATTGACAACTTTTATCTCCAAAAACAGGAACCTGCCAAAAGCTGCCTTGTTGCACTCAGGCAAATTATTTTGGATAGAGATAGAAATATTTCGGAAGCCTGGAAATACAGGATGCCATTTTTCTGCTATAAAGGCAAGATGTTCTGTTATCTCTGGGTTGAAAAGAAAACTGACCTACCTTATTTGGGGATAGTTGAAGGAAACAAAATCGCTCATCCCGGATTAATTCAGGATGAGCGATCACGTATGAAAATTATGCGTTTTAATCCATTGGAAGACTTGCCTTTACAGACAATTCTCGATATTCTTGATAGCGCTATAACGCTTTATACCAGTGGTTTGATCAAAATTAATTAG
- a CDS encoding M61 family metallopeptidase codes for MNRSLGFIALLFTFYSAAAQKISYNVTFPNIAHHEAQIDVTITGATQNQLLFRMSRSSPGRYATHEFGKNVYDVKGFDQSGKPVSVLRVDGDVYQVNAVNGFAKVRYTLFANYLDGTYAGVDPNSIHLNMPATFMWVKEFENAPIDVTFNLPEGKNWTFATQLKPTEKVNLFTAPNLQYFMDSPVKIGALTIKSWTLSNPDKKPYEFRLALEVDSNDSLTTIFAAKVKKITQETQAVYGEFPAFDYGKYTFLASINPYVKGDGMEHRNSTMIALPTKFDGSNNLLGVFSHEFFHAWNVERIRPKSLEPFNYEKSNMSRELWFAEGFTQYYGELLLKRADFVTVEDFASGVLTGLVSTKENTPGAKRISPADASCMAVFVDAGVAVDKTNYPNTYTSYYPYGASIALALELELLNRKLTLDDYMKAVWLKLGKPETPYVISDLQAVLESVTGDKAFAAGFFKKYIYGHESYDYAPLLQKAGFFLKKQFDGQAWIGNVRYKQNSELVIAANTTIDTPLYKGGVDIDDQILKLDGKSVKKEADIKAILDAHKPGDEIELEYLHRKDVILAMIKLVENPKLVVLPNEKADLPLGDGAVAIRKRWIESKVK; via the coding sequence ATGAATCGATCACTTGGCTTCATCGCACTCCTTTTTACTTTTTATTCGGCAGCCGCTCAAAAAATCAGTTACAATGTAACCTTTCCCAATATTGCGCATCATGAAGCTCAGATTGATGTTACAATAACCGGAGCGACTCAAAATCAGCTATTATTTCGAATGAGCCGTTCTTCTCCGGGAAGATACGCCACCCATGAATTTGGTAAAAATGTCTACGACGTCAAAGGATTTGATCAGTCGGGAAAACCTGTTTCTGTTCTTCGTGTGGATGGTGACGTTTATCAGGTAAATGCGGTAAATGGTTTTGCGAAAGTGCGTTATACTTTGTTTGCAAACTATCTGGACGGAACTTATGCTGGCGTAGATCCGAACAGCATTCATCTGAATATGCCTGCAACTTTCATGTGGGTTAAGGAATTTGAAAATGCACCGATTGATGTAACCTTTAACCTTCCGGAAGGTAAAAACTGGACATTTGCAACGCAGTTAAAACCAACGGAAAAGGTAAATTTATTTACTGCGCCGAATCTTCAATATTTTATGGATTCACCAGTTAAAATTGGCGCACTGACCATTAAGAGCTGGACGCTTTCGAATCCGGATAAAAAACCATACGAATTCAGATTGGCACTGGAAGTGGATTCAAATGATTCTCTTACTACAATTTTTGCTGCCAAAGTCAAAAAAATCACACAGGAGACTCAGGCAGTTTATGGCGAGTTTCCGGCTTTTGACTATGGGAAATATACTTTTCTGGCGAGTATCAATCCTTATGTAAAAGGTGATGGTATGGAGCATAGAAATAGTACGATGATTGCCTTGCCAACAAAGTTTGACGGATCGAATAATTTACTAGGCGTTTTCTCACATGAATTTTTCCATGCCTGGAACGTAGAAAGAATTCGCCCGAAAAGCCTTGAACCATTCAATTATGAAAAGAGTAATATGAGCCGGGAGTTATGGTTTGCGGAGGGTTTTACGCAATATTATGGTGAGCTTCTTTTAAAAAGAGCAGATTTTGTTACTGTGGAAGATTTTGCAAGCGGCGTATTAACGGGATTAGTAAGTACAAAGGAAAATACACCAGGTGCCAAACGGATTTCTCCCGCTGACGCCAGCTGTATGGCTGTTTTTGTAGATGCAGGTGTTGCGGTTGACAAAACAAATTATCCAAACACGTACACTTCTTACTATCCTTATGGCGCGTCCATTGCTTTGGCGCTGGAACTGGAATTGTTGAACAGAAAATTGACATTGGATGATTATATGAAGGCTGTCTGGCTAAAACTTGGGAAGCCTGAAACGCCTTATGTGATCTCTGACTTACAGGCAGTTTTAGAATCTGTTACTGGTGACAAAGCCTTTGCAGCAGGTTTTTTCAAAAAATATATTTATGGACATGAATCGTATGATTATGCTCCGTTGCTTCAAAAAGCGGGATTTTTTCTTAAAAAACAGTTTGACGGACAAGCCTGGATTGGCAATGTGCGCTATAAGCAAAATTCTGAATTGGTGATCGCTGCCAATACAACAATCGATACCCCATTGTACAAAGGAGGAGTTGATATTGACGATCAAATCCTAAAACTGGACGGGAAGTCTGTAAAAAAAGAAGCTGATATAAAGGCTATCCTGGATGCTCATAAGCCTGGCGATGAGATTGAACTGGAATATCTGCATAGAAAAGATGTGATTCTGGCTATGATCAAACTTGTTGAAAATCCCAAGCTGGTTGTCTTGCCAAATGAAAAAGCCGATTTACCATTGGGTGATGGTGCAGTCGCTATAAGAAAACGATGGATTGAAAGTAAGGTGAAATGA
- a CDS encoding esterase family protein, whose translation MERAYHKWFSPMLGKEMEMLVFGGRGVPVIFFPTRGARFYDFENWKVIDAMRTKIEAGELHVFCVDSIDNESFYSDASPEDRILRHLDYENYILKEVIPFIRKINPEKKLISAGCSLGGYHAVNIAFRHPALFTKVVGMSARYDLTVSLPFFKDLFDGYFSDTIYYNMPTRFIAMLSDKRIVRRLRKLEIILVIGQEDSFLENNKELSAALTNLKVAHDFFIWNEEAHRPRYWREMVKLYL comes from the coding sequence ATGGAAAGAGCGTACCACAAGTGGTTTAGCCCGATGTTAGGCAAAGAAATGGAGATGCTGGTTTTTGGAGGACGAGGAGTTCCCGTCATTTTTTTTCCAACCAGAGGTGCCCGTTTCTATGATTTTGAAAACTGGAAAGTTATTGATGCCATGCGCACAAAAATAGAAGCCGGCGAGCTTCACGTTTTCTGTGTTGATAGTATCGATAATGAAAGTTTCTATTCAGACGCATCACCCGAAGACCGGATTTTACGCCATCTTGATTACGAAAATTATATTCTCAAAGAAGTAATTCCATTCATCAGAAAAATAAATCCTGAAAAAAAGCTGATATCAGCAGGTTGCAGTCTTGGTGGTTATCACGCGGTTAATATTGCATTTCGTCACCCAGCTTTGTTTACAAAAGTAGTGGGCATGAGCGCTCGTTATGATCTTACGGTTTCGCTTCCATTTTTTAAAGATCTTTTTGATGGCTATTTCAGCGATACCATTTATTACAATATGCCAACGCGTTTTATCGCGATGTTATCTGATAAAAGGATTGTTCGCAGACTTAGAAAACTAGAAATAATTCTAGTAATCGGACAGGAAGATTCCTTTTTGGAAAACAATAAAGAACTGAGTGCAGCTCTTACAAATCTGAAAGTGGCGCATGATTTTTTCATCTGGAATGAAGAAGCGCATCGTCCCCGTTACTGGCGTGAAATGGTAAAATTGTACCTATAA
- a CDS encoding GDSL-type esterase/lipase family protein, with protein MYWYEEEVQRVEKELSRLSYQPETIFYGSSSITLWETLYSDFADLKPVNFGFGGSTLAACVWFFDRILGQLNTANRIIIYAGDNDLGDGRHPEEALLSYRQLIGQIRNKFGNVPCYYISIKPSIQRWEIVGQIIETNRLVKLETENDDFQHYIDIFPFMLTDQKLPDSSLFEPDGLHLSTKGYALWQEKIRENLAL; from the coding sequence ATGTATTGGTACGAAGAGGAGGTTCAAAGAGTTGAAAAGGAATTATCGCGTTTATCCTACCAGCCGGAAACGATTTTTTATGGGAGCTCATCGATAACTTTGTGGGAGACATTGTATTCAGATTTCGCTGATTTGAAACCTGTCAATTTTGGTTTTGGCGGCTCAACTCTGGCTGCCTGTGTCTGGTTTTTTGACCGGATTTTGGGCCAGTTAAATACTGCAAACAGGATCATTATTTACGCCGGCGACAATGATCTTGGGGATGGCAGGCATCCTGAGGAAGCGCTTCTGTCGTACAGGCAGCTCATTGGGCAGATCCGGAATAAATTCGGGAATGTGCCCTGTTATTATATTTCAATCAAGCCAAGTATCCAGCGCTGGGAGATTGTAGGCCAGATAATTGAAACAAACCGTCTTGTGAAACTGGAAACTGAAAATGATGATTTTCAGCATTATATCGATATTTTTCCATTCATGCTGACCGATCAGAAATTACCGGATTCTTCACTCTTTGAACCTGATGGATTGCATTTAAGTACCAAAGGATATGCGCTTTGGCAGGAAAAAATCAGGGAAAATCTGGCGTTATGA
- a CDS encoding GNAT family N-acetyltransferase, which translates to MNLRKYLPSDFGLLNSWVTTAELLFQFAGTAWTYPLDEKQVQKYQATFPDRQFYMGIDDENNAFAFGEIIVGDINSPRLGRLLIGDSASRGKGLGHSFVNLLIDECRQRIETDVIYLYVFPDNSSAIRCYEKAGFTFVPDKSVTFKYDDVDQIALLMEYRVLDKVK; encoded by the coding sequence ATGAATCTAAGGAAATATTTGCCATCAGATTTCGGATTGCTGAACAGCTGGGTAACCACGGCCGAGTTGCTTTTTCAGTTTGCAGGAACTGCATGGACGTACCCGCTTGATGAAAAACAAGTTCAAAAATATCAGGCAACTTTTCCCGACCGGCAATTTTATATGGGTATTGATGACGAAAATAATGCTTTTGCTTTTGGTGAAATTATTGTCGGTGATATTAATTCACCCAGATTGGGCAGATTATTAATTGGTGACTCTGCCAGTCGTGGAAAAGGACTTGGACATTCATTTGTTAATTTGCTAATTGATGAATGTCGTCAAAGAATTGAAACTGATGTTATTTATCTGTACGTTTTTCCGGATAATTCCAGTGCAATCCGATGTTATGAAAAAGCTGGGTTTACATTTGTTCCGGACAAATCGGTAACGTTTAAATATGATGATGTGGATCAAATAGCCCTGTTGATGGAATACCGCGTTTTAGATAAAGTAAAATGA
- a CDS encoding ArnT family glycosyltransferase — MSKKALILCFFILLKFVLQYTISAPEYELHRDEFLHMDQGKHLAWGYLSVPPFTSWTSYLILLLGKSVFWVKFFPALFGIFTLVIVWKAIEDLGGNLFAFILGATAVTCSVILRINMLYQPNSADILFWTLVYYALLKYINSENNKWPYLMAIALGFGFLNKYNIMFLILGLLPALLLTNNRKIFINKHLYLALGLALLIVSPNLIWQYQNHFPVIHHMKLLSKTQLVNVNRLDFIKEQFLFFMGSIFILLAAFLSFFIYEPFRKYRVFFWSFVFTLSLFTYLRAKGYYAIGLYPIFLAFGSVYLERVFTARFTWLRYATVLFILLLFIPLLRLGFPLESPADIKKHPEKYKALGLLRWEDGKDHELPQDYADMQGWKELAEKVDADYEKISDKKHTVVLCDNYGQAGAINFYSRFKNIGAVTMNADYIDWIPLDEEIKNVILVQNADDDDKERKKEQPLFRKVALTGKIENQYARERGTSIYILLDAKVSINKILEGDIRENRWD; from the coding sequence TTGTCAAAAAAAGCGCTGATCCTCTGCTTCTTTATTCTATTGAAATTTGTTCTTCAGTACACAATCAGTGCTCCTGAATATGAACTGCACCGGGACGAATTTCTTCATATGGACCAGGGAAAACATCTGGCCTGGGGTTATCTTTCTGTTCCGCCTTTTACGTCCTGGACCTCCTACCTCATTTTATTACTAGGCAAATCCGTTTTTTGGGTAAAATTCTTTCCGGCCCTTTTCGGCATTTTTACTCTGGTTATTGTATGGAAAGCCATTGAAGATCTTGGGGGAAATTTATTTGCATTTATTTTAGGTGCCACAGCTGTGACATGCTCTGTGATTTTGAGAATCAATATGCTTTACCAGCCAAATTCGGCTGACATACTTTTCTGGACATTAGTCTATTATGCTTTACTCAAATACATCAATTCCGAAAATAATAAATGGCCTTATCTTATGGCTATTGCGTTGGGCTTTGGATTTTTGAATAAGTATAATATTATGTTTTTGATCCTTGGATTACTACCTGCTCTGCTGCTAACAAATAATCGTAAAATATTCATAAATAAGCATTTATATCTCGCGTTGGGCTTAGCACTTCTGATCGTTTCGCCCAATTTAATATGGCAATACCAAAATCATTTTCCGGTAATTCACCACATGAAATTACTGAGTAAAACACAGCTTGTTAATGTAAATCGTCTGGATTTTATTAAAGAACAATTCCTGTTTTTCATGGGATCTATATTCATTCTTCTGGCTGCTTTTTTATCGTTTTTTATCTATGAGCCATTCAGGAAATATCGTGTTTTCTTCTGGTCATTTGTTTTTACATTATCACTATTTACATATCTGAGAGCCAAAGGTTATTACGCAATTGGCTTATATCCGATATTTCTGGCGTTCGGTTCTGTATATCTTGAAAGGGTATTTACAGCCAGATTTACATGGCTTCGTTACGCAACCGTATTATTTATTTTACTTTTATTCATTCCATTATTAAGGCTCGGTTTTCCCCTGGAAAGTCCGGCAGATATTAAAAAGCATCCTGAAAAATATAAAGCTTTGGGGCTGCTTCGGTGGGAAGACGGAAAGGATCATGAACTGCCGCAGGATTACGCAGATATGCAGGGCTGGAAGGAACTGGCAGAAAAAGTGGATGCGGATTACGAAAAAATCAGTGATAAAAAGCATACGGTTGTGCTTTGTGATAATTATGGACAGGCAGGAGCGATTAATTTCTATTCTAGGTTTAAAAATATTGGAGCTGTAACCATGAATGCAGATTACATTGACTGGATACCGCTTGACGAAGAAATTAAAAATGTAATCCTCGTTCAAAATGCTGATGATGATGACAAGGAAAGAAAAAAGGAGCAGCCACTTTTCCGGAAAGTAGCTCTGACAGGAAAAATTGAAAACCAATATGCAAGAGAACGTGGCACCAGTATTTATATCTTGCTTGATGCCAAGGTTTCTATCAACAAGATTCTGGAAGGTGATATCCGCGAAAACCGTTGGGATTAA
- a CDS encoding 3-keto-disaccharide hydrolase yields the protein MKKHYLLALGLLIATPFVSNAQKSKNLLNGKDLSGWHIDVPEMDKNPKVKSPFMIRNGLLVSMGTPGGHLITNADYENFRLTFQYRFAGKPGNCGALVFVSTPRALYDMFPKSIEVQMMHENAGDFWCIQEDITTPDMEKRRGPKANWGVNGDKLRRIPNLTDGSEKPLGEWNSMTIECVKNSIKVWLNGDFVNYGYNATAQKGHIALQSEGAEVEFKKVEVTPITQLTK from the coding sequence ATGAAAAAACATTACCTGTTAGCCTTAGGTCTTTTAATAGCCACTCCGTTTGTTTCCAATGCACAAAAATCGAAAAACCTTCTCAACGGAAAAGATCTTAGCGGATGGCATATTGATGTGCCGGAAATGGACAAAAATCCAAAAGTGAAGTCGCCCTTTATGATTCGGAACGGTCTGCTTGTAAGTATGGGAACTCCCGGCGGACATTTAATTACCAATGCGGACTACGAAAATTTTCGATTAACATTTCAATACCGCTTTGCCGGAAAACCGGGAAATTGTGGTGCTTTGGTATTTGTTTCCACACCGAGAGCGTTATATGATATGTTCCCAAAATCCATCGAAGTACAAATGATGCATGAAAATGCAGGGGATTTCTGGTGTATTCAGGAAGACATTACAACGCCGGATATGGAAAAAAGACGTGGTCCAAAAGCAAACTGGGGCGTAAATGGTGATAAGCTTAGAAGAATTCCGAACCTGACCGATGGCAGTGAAAAACCACTCGGTGAATGGAACAGTATGACGATTGAATGTGTGAAAAATTCGATCAAGGTCTGGTTAAATGGTGATTTTGTAAATTACGGCTATAATGCAACAGCGCAAAAAGGTCACATTGCTTTGCAGTCGGAAGGTGCTGAGGTTGAATTTAAAAAAGTGGAAGTGACGCCTATTACACAGCTTACCAAGTGA
- a CDS encoding winged helix DNA-binding domain-containing protein, which yields MTASEIIHARLVNQQIAQTKFSKPEEIVTHLVAMQAQEYAMAKWAIGLRLQNFFDEDIEKAFNEGRILRTHIMRPTWHFVSPEDIRWMISLTAPRVNAVNAFMYRKCELTPKIFSQCNDIITTNLEGGKYLTRNALKAELEKKIETGDGVRLSCIMMQAELEGIICSGPRDGKQFTYALIEERVAKTKTLSKEEMPAELTKRYFKSRGPAQLEDFVMWSGLTVKDAKVGIDMLPKDFVREEINRKNYIYNPDSAASGKIQSTFLMPDYDEYGMSYKDRSAIFNLPPKILDNPKLNIPYNRMIVVDGQIVGSWKRTIKGKEMDVELEFFKKLNKKQEHAVQIAVKKFCSFAGKNYTEK from the coding sequence ATGACTGCTTCGGAAATCATTCATGCCCGACTTGTTAATCAACAAATCGCACAAACGAAATTCTCAAAACCAGAGGAAATCGTAACACATCTTGTGGCCATGCAAGCACAGGAATACGCTATGGCAAAATGGGCGATTGGATTGCGGTTACAGAATTTTTTCGATGAGGATATTGAAAAGGCTTTTAATGAAGGCAGGATTTTGCGCACACATATCATGCGCCCTACCTGGCACTTTGTATCTCCCGAAGATATTCGCTGGATGATTTCACTCACAGCTCCCAGAGTAAATGCGGTGAATGCCTTTATGTACCGCAAATGCGAACTGACTCCGAAAATTTTCAGTCAGTGCAATGATATTATCACAACAAATCTGGAAGGTGGCAAATATTTAACAAGAAATGCTTTAAAAGCTGAACTGGAAAAGAAAATTGAGACTGGCGACGGCGTAAGATTGAGCTGCATTATGATGCAGGCGGAATTGGAAGGTATTATTTGCAGCGGACCAAGGGATGGAAAGCAATTTACCTATGCGCTAATTGAAGAGCGTGTTGCTAAAACCAAGACATTATCCAAAGAAGAAATGCCGGCAGAACTTACCAAAAGATATTTTAAAAGTCGCGGTCCGGCTCAGCTAGAAGACTTTGTGATGTGGTCCGGATTAACTGTCAAAGATGCCAAAGTCGGTATTGACATGCTTCCAAAAGATTTTGTTAGGGAAGAAATTAATAGGAAAAACTATATATACAATCCGGATTCAGCGGCATCAGGCAAAATACAATCTACCTTTTTGATGCCCGATTACGACGAATATGGTATGAGTTATAAAGACCGTAGTGCCATTTTCAATCTGCCTCCAAAAATCCTGGATAATCCAAAACTTAACATTCCATACAACCGCATGATTGTCGTGGATGGACAAATTGTTGGCAGCTGGAAACGTACTATCAAAGGAAAAGAAATGGATGTTGAGTTGGAATTTTTCAAAAAATTGAATAAAAAACAAGAGCACGCAGTACAAATTGCTGTGAAAAAATTCTGTTCTTTTGCAGGAAAGAACTACACTGAAAAATAA